The Anopheles coluzzii chromosome 2, AcolN3, whole genome shotgun sequence genome window below encodes:
- the LOC120951095 gene encoding uncharacterized protein LOC120951095, whose amino-acid sequence MDDFDIYGDLEYIESEAKTESQEHLALQRRITELQDKLIAVEQEKNDIIKKNDILLENVSSLLLTAKAELKRKDAVIGDLRKQCDNVVFRRGNHVGKGKKCVSKFTQTSVKLLVHSGIQTVPTEETADPIWSKSCPDNDAKSEQYHKYDREMERESKKIVAHRQIRDHDKVDTRGVRHRDKEGKDYRDRCTSDRELTRYRCRSKHRTKSREPNRLCEYSSYELSRDRGVHDRKKNMNAKKDYPSSYSTSCVGRDIKTCISEDNKKRDLCGIIAPESFVNKTNNGKKVSKDAECGRVKTSDVIKNKSELRADGTHSSTEKRKNFEKSLNIKPIVFRDVTAKVNTSNFDLGSCNANSLLGDDVVRREDCDEYLCTVMYETRGNATNFTSKSEGARDVCELKRNLHIDKPYGGALLNHGASEKRSKSLETNKTSVISTSNSTIEEAKVFHMNKTKAHLSSETNEMIPNIMGHSENTDVLDVTKPFCTFGTCNGENILKIGTLFNPLNNSEKVQNKNYINKNCTNNCITSVTSAIEANSSHEIVHITSRANVMNSNIICDTEKSGCLNEVDSKPIERGNDDNHQKVDDHINVVNELNKQIRTSKVTSNAESANNELDTDLCFGTSEMSMHSVLENRKIESIDTHQNRSVLIKRSENKVTQINTTVEHVTSRMNETNFHVAFKSEDKTFKETESNIGDKIEESRGTCKISSKEYSKSKHAANVHTSIKKKLKETPKNVEAKVKQSVTEKQEELPDICKNSYAVTKKTSNDLKLSTLSSMDCNKYAISVDVKTAKETNQENISNNLACRSELELPHVAKKVEYAMEAMNSSIDTKSHKHIYLSNSDVFSNENNARIPHSLRARRANSCYVGQESSENRQSETITIQTCFHTFDMNGSVVEQTLPDTVYPNANITKSLGIVTENSNLGFNVEAEVNNQKINNESQKIVRNKSKISIEHTCDMRERLRKRLNINLPNTVVRSELITMAQCPKRRLSMESATSSSKKHKSDIDIRASTNKLLASPTGGNLSSSYFSQIALPITSALDSIPSKLQTPILKRTEETAMTPMVVVHSPAKPSNQLTLNNNLDVCYYPLDDFSTVEQIMDSLFQTPIKNEDQNNAVVAPGSNNFDIIDSAQNVVPKECVVNSHNLMAHSTPLNTKPLSRIDKNDRTASKRKLMDERVQQIPIPLASDTMDCAMKERNVHTKRVANTTKSSEKLAEPGTEEPVETCTDFPIKCIDLKNKTEHFSTNLGSTLLNHNNTYETLTSVTSFQPTINSSNSSNRPSEVHNFSIASSKKFKASETIRINMLLKQTNLKLMQEEVSMNSQTKTELPKKSLNMSESDESAELQFAQSSCKHFNNAVPWQVPESLDEMDVCSTYRPSSSKCPDDRTKLDTNSSDEKTSKNPRKPPRKQTNVDEEKKTGHKCKKESKHKKYIIETSDDINNTNQIDANNRKELHIAKSGNESEIAVNRNCRVKCATASMQDKDDKEKVAVVNIFDSAEPILNSYSQNLSLADNALNNSLQSTQKREAVPALASVRYVREMRIVKESPSLMRVFIRRK is encoded by the exons ATGGATGATTTCGACATATACGGCGATCTCGAGTATATTGAATCAGAAGCGAAAACC GAAAGCCAAGAACATCTTGCATTGCAACGCAGAATAACAGAATTGCAGGATAAGTTAATCGCAGTTGAACAAGAGAAAAATGATATCATAAAAAAGAATGATATTCTACTTGAAAACGTATCTTCTCTTCTTTTGACCGCCAAAGCCGAACTAAAGAGAAAGGATGCAGTAATAGGTGACTTACGAAAGCAATGTGATAATGTGGTTTTCAGGCGTGGAAATCATGTTGGAAAAGGTAAAAAATGCGTTTCCAAGTTCACTCAAACATCTGTAAAGCTCTTAGTGCATTCTGGAATACAAACAGTCCCAACAGAGGAAACCGCCGATCCAATTTGGAGCAAGAGTTGTCCTGATAACGACGCGAAATCAGAACAATACCACAAGTATGATCGTGAAATGGAACGCGAATCTAAAAAAATCGTAGCACACAGACAAATTCGTGATCATGATAAAGTAGATACTAGAGGTGTTCGGCATCGTGATAAGGAGGGGAAAGATTATCGCGATCGATGTACAAGTGATAGAGAACTAACTCGATATAGATGTCGTTCAAAACATCGAACGAAATCTCGTGAACCGAATCGTTTGTGCGAATATTCCAGTTACGAACTAAGTCGCGATAGAGGTGTGCACGATCGCAAGAAAAATATGAACGCAAAGAAAGATTATCCGTCATCTTATTCAACGAGTTGTGTCGGACGCGATATAAAGACATGCATCAGtgaagataacaaaaaaagagatttGTGCGGTATAATTGCACCAGAATCATTTGTCAATAAAACTAATAATGGCAAGAAAGTTTCTAAGGATGCTGAGTGCGGACGAGTGAAAACTAGTGACGTAATAAAAAACAAGAGTGAATTAAGAGCAGATGGCACACATTCATCAACTGAAAAACGGAAAAACTTTGAAAAAAGTTTAAACATAAAACCTATTGTATTTCGTGATGTTACAGCAAAAGTAAATACTTCCAATTTTGACTTAGGCTCCTGCAATGCGAACAGTTTACTGGGTGATGATGTTGTTAGAAGAGAGGATTGTGATGAATATTTGTGTACTGTTATGTATGAAACTAGAGGAAATGCTACTAATTTTACTTCCAAAAGTGAAGGTGCTCGGGACGTATGCGAATTAAAGAGAAACTTGCATATAGATAAGCCTTACGGTGGTGCTTTGTTAAACCACGGAGCCTCGGAAAAGCGTTCTAAATCGTTAGAGACTAATAAAACTAGCGTAATTTCAACTTCAAACAGCACAATAGAAGAAGCTAAAGTATTTCACATGAATAAGACCAAAGCTCATTTGTCATCTGAAACAAACGAAATGATCCCGAATATAATGGGTCACTCAGAAAATACAGACGTCCTGGATGTAACAAAGCCTTTTTGTACGTTCGGAACATGTAATggtgaaaatattttaaaaattggaACATTGTTTAATCCCTTAAATAATTCAGAAAAAGTACAGAATAAAAActacataaataaaaactgtACAAATAATTGCATAACCAGTGTGACCAGTGCAATTGAAGCAAATAGTTCACATGAAATTGTACACATAACATCGAGGGCGAATGTAATGAATTCTAATATAATATGTGATACAGAGAAATCAGGCTGCCTGAATGAAGTAGACTCCAAACCAATTGAAAGAGGGAATGACGATAACCATCAGAAAGTAGATGACCATATAAATGTtgtaaatgaattaaataagCAGATAAGAACATCTAAAGTAACTTCCAACGCCGAAAGTGCTAATAACGAGCTTGATACGGACCTGTGCTTTGGCACGTCAGAGATGTCGATGCATTCAGTTTTAGAGAATCGGAAAATAGAATCAATAGATACTCATCAAAATCGTTCAGTTCTTATTAAACGCAGCGAAAACAAGGTAACCCAAATAAATACGACAGTCGAACATGTAACATCGAGGATGAACGAAACTAATTTTCATGTAGCGTTTAAGTCGGAAGACAAGACTTTTAAAGAAACAGAATCAAATATTGGAGATAAAATAGAGGAAAGTCGTGGCACATGTAAAATATCATCAAAAGAATATTCGAAATCTAAACATGCTGCTAACGTTCACacatcaattaaaaaaaagttaaaggAAACTCCTAAAAATGTTGAAGCGAAAGTAAAGCAATCAGTTACAGAAAAACAGGAAGAATTGCCAGACATATGCAAAAATAGTTATGCTGTAACGAAAAAGACATCAAATGACTTAAAACTGTCAACACTCTCGTCAATGGATTGTAATAAGTACGCAATATCGGTCGATGTCAAAACCGCAAAGGAAACAAACCAGGAAAATATAAGTAATAATTTGGCTTGTAGGAGTGAATTAGAGCTTCCCCACGTTGCTAAAAAGGTTGAATATGCTATGGAAGCGATGAATTCCAGTATAGATACAAAAAGCCACAAACACATATATTTATCGAATTCAGATGTATTttcgaacgaaaacaatgcaCGCATTCCGCATTCCTTACGTGCACGACGTGCAAATAGTTGTTATGTTGGACAAGAGAGTAGTGAAAATCGGCAGTCAGAAACAATAACGATCCAAACTTGTTTTCATACCTTCGATATGAATGGCTCAGTGGTAGAACAAACACTGCCTGATACTGTCTACCCCAACGCTAACATAACCAAGAGTTTGGGGATAGTCACCGAAAATAGCAATTTAGGGTTTAATGTAGAAGCAGAAgtcaataatcaaaaaatcaataatgAATCTCAAAAAATTGTTAGGAATAAGTCAAAAATTTCCATTGAACATACGTGTGACATGCGTGAAAGGCTACGGAAACGGCTTAATATAAATTTGCCAAACACAGTTGTTCGAAGCGAATTGATTACAATGGCCCAATGTCCTAAACGAAGACTATCTATGGAGAGTGCTACTTCATCAAGCAAAAAGCACAAATCCGATATCGATATACGTGCTAGTACAAATAAGCTTCTAGCTTCACCAACAGGTGGCAATCTTTCTTCGTCCTATTTTTCCCAAATAGCATTACCGATCACTTCTGCCTTAGACAGTATTCCAAGCAAGTTACAAACACCGATATTAAAACGAACAGAAGAAACTGCCATGACACCAATGGTTGTAGTGCATTCTCCGGCCAAACCTTCGAATCAATTGACACTTAACAATAATTTGGATGTTTGCTATTATCCTTTAGATGACTTCTCAACGGTAGAGCAAATAATGGATTCGCTTTTCCAAACACCCATTAAAAATGAGGACCAGAATAATGCTGTTGTGGCTCCGGGATCAAATAATTTTGATATCATTGATAGCGCGCAAAACGTTGTACCTAAAGAATGTGTTGTGAATTCTCATAATTTGATGGCACATTCGACGCCACTTAATACTAAACCATTGTCAAGAATTGACAAGAATGATCGCACTGCCAGCAAACGTAAGTTAATGGACGAAAGAGTGCAACAAATTCCAATACCTTTAGCGTCAGACACGATGGATTGTgcaatgaaagaaagaaatgtgcATACGAAACGGGTAGCGAACACAACAAAATCAAGTGAGAAGTTAGCTGAACCCGGTACTGAAGAACCAGTTGAAACGTGTACTGACTTCCCCATAAAGTGCattgatttaaaaaacaaaacagaacactTTTCAACAAATCTGGGAAGTACGCTTTTAAACCATAACAATACATATGAAACTCTGACTTCTGTTACCTCTTTCCAGCCAACGATCAATAGTTCAAATTCGTCTAACAGGCCATCTGAAGTGCATAATTTTTCCATAGCTTCGTCAAAAAAGTTTAAAGCGTCGGAAACCATTCGTATAAATATgctattaaaacaaacaaatcttaAGCTAATGCAGGAAGAGGTTTCAATGAATagccaaacaaaaacggaGTTACCGAAGAAGTCCCTAAACATGTCAGAATCAGATGAATCAGCAGAACTACAATTCGCTCAAAGTTCTTGTAAGCATTTTAACAATGCAGTGCCATGGCAGGTTCCAGAATCGCTGGACGAAATGGATGTTTGCAGTACGTATAGACCATCGTCTAGTAAATGCCCAGACGACAGAACAAAACTTGACACAAATAGTTCAGACGAGAAAACAAGTAAAAATCCTCGCAAACCACCTAGGAAGCAGACAAACGTTGACGAGGAAAAAAAGACAGGCcacaaatgcaaaaaagaatcaaaacacaaaaaatatataatagaAACATCAGATGATATAAATAATACGAACCAAATAGATGCTAACAATAGGAAAGAACTTCATATTGCAAAGAGTGGCAATGAATCTGAAATAGCTGTTAATCGAAATTGCAGAGTAAAATGTGCAACGGCTAGCATGCAAGATAAAGATGATAAAGAGAAAGTAGCTGTAGTGAATATATTTGATTCAGCAGAGCCCATCTTGAATAGTTATAGCCAAAATCTTTCACTAGCCGATAATGCTTTAAATAATTCGCTACAAAGCACTCAGAAACGTGAAGCGGTTCCTGCGCTTGCTTCGGTGCGTTATGTACGGGAAATGCGCATAGTAAAAGAAAGCCCTTCTTTGATGCGAGTTTTtataagaagaaaataa